One region of Paralichthys olivaceus isolate ysfri-2021 chromosome 12, ASM2471397v2, whole genome shotgun sequence genomic DNA includes:
- the htr1b gene encoding 5-hydroxytryptamine receptor 1B has protein sequence MERSGHIVTTESGNTTNDSFITASSAAVDESAESLAFQISLAVVLSVITLATTLSNAFVIATISQSKKLQTPANFLIASLAVTDLLVSILVMPICVLYTVIHTWTLGQVVCDIWLSSDITCCTASILHLCVIALDRYWAITDAVEYSKKRTPGRAAGMVATAWVIAISISLPPLFWRQVKAEELTSCGVNTDHIFYTIYSTFGAFYIPTLLLIVLYGRIYVEARKRILKQSPKKVGKRLTSAHLVNNSPGSVTSTTSLQYGRQDAALGDTGSSAGDNQVKVTVSDALLEKKRISAARERKATKTLGIILGAYIVCWLPFFIYTLVVATCDTCLNPELFDFFTWLGYLNSLINPIIYTMSNEDFKKAFQKLVRFRCCRW, from the coding sequence ATGGAGCGATCCGGTCACATCGTGACGACTGAGTCGGGGAACACCACTAACGACAGTTTCATCACAGCTTCATCCGCCGCCGTGGATGAGAGCGCAGAGAGTCTGGCCTTTCAGATCAGCCTGGCGGTGGTTCTGTCCGTCATCACACTGGCCACCACTTTATCCAACGCGTTCGTCATTGCAACGATCTCGCAGTCGAAGAAGCTGCAAACTCCTGCCAACTTCCTCATCGCCTCTCTGGCCGTCACCGACCTGCTCGTGTCCATCCTGGTGATGCCCATCTGCGTCCTGTACACCGTCATCCACACCTGGACGCTGGGGCAAGTCGTGTGCGACATCTGGCTCTCCTCGGACATAACGTGCTGCACCGCCTCCATCCTCCACCTGTGCGTAATCGCCCTGGATAGGTACTGGGCCATCACGGACGCGGTGGAGTACTCCAAAAAGCGCACTCCGGGACGCGCGGCCGGGATGGTGGCCACAGCCTGGGTCATCGCCATCTCCATCTCCCTGCCGCCGCTCTTCTGGAGGCAGGTGAAGGCGGAGGAGCTGACGAGCTGCGGCGTCAACACGGATCATATTTTCTACACCATCTACTCCACCTTCGGGGCTTTTTACATCCCCACCTTGCTGCTCATCGTCCTCTACGGGCGGATTTACGTGGAGGCACGGAAGCGCATCCTGAAGCAGTCCCCCAAGAAGGTGGGGAAGAGACTCACCTCCGCGCACCTGGTCAACAACTCCCCCGGCTCCGTGACATCCACGACCTCGCTGCAGTACGGGAGACAAGACGCTGCGCTCGGCGACACCGGCTCCTCGGCCGGCGACAACCAGGTGAAAGTGACGGTGTCTGACGCGCTGCTGGAGAAGAAGCGgatttctgcagccagagagagaaaagccaCAAAAACTTTGGGGATAATCCTCGGCGCGTACATCGTCTGCTGGCTGCCCTTCTTCATTTACACGCTGGTGGTGGCCACATGCGACACGTGTCTGAACCCCGAGTTATTCGACTTTTTCACCTGGCTGGGATACCTGAACTCCCTCATCAACcccatcatttacaccatgtccAACGAGGACTTTAAGAAAGCTTTCCAAAAACTTGTGCGCTTCAGGTGCTGCAGGTGGTGA